A window of Acidobacteriota bacterium contains these coding sequences:
- a CDS encoding MobC family plasmid mobilization relaxosome protein produces the protein MARDERATVRVSAAELAEWRGKARAAGVSLSELLRRAMARTRTWTAAAAAVERERTRELARIGNNLNQLARWANTYKQGADAVAVVAQLSAIERALDALSGVHRKRERDAR, from the coding sequence ATGGCGCGAGATGAGAGAGCCACGGTGCGGGTGTCGGCCGCCGAGCTGGCCGAGTGGCGCGGCAAGGCGCGGGCGGCCGGCGTGTCGCTGTCCGAGCTGCTGCGCCGGGCCATGGCGCGGACCCGGACCTGGACGGCGGCTGCTGCCGCCGTCGAGCGGGAGCGGACCCGGGAGCTGGCCCGGATCGGAAACAACCTGAACCAGCTTGCGCGCTGGGCCAACACCTACAAGCAGGGAGCCGACGCGGTGGCGGTGGTGGCGCAACTGTCGGCCATCGAGCGGGCACTGGATGCGCTGTCCGGGGTCCACAGGAAGCGAGAGAGAGATGCACGTTAA
- a CDS encoding relaxase/mobilization nuclease domain-containing protein: protein MHVKFLARGSGSAGAAAEYLLEEENAAGEEREEVEVLRGDPWQVAEVADSLEFEHRYTSGVIAWAPEDEPSEDEIEKTLDEFESTAWAGLDEERYAWSAVLHRETDGGVHVHVLAARCDLETGKSLNIAPPGWQKAFDALRDSLNYEHGWSRPDDPQRARVVQPGHRAGVEATRLRAGLAVEPEPRELIRDYLVERIESGAIQDRDGVVGALREAGLEVPRQGKHYVTARDPESGSRWRLKGAIYEADFQRSRFVDPAAGETGAGAAGDRERDRQRAAQARRELEAHRERRAAYHRSRYGGSDRAAARDAAVGLAEAAGDRGSALDRHLRGELGSDEVVGVADPEPDRDQGLPGAGDRAAAGDRGAVAAEHVGNPAAGDSQGAVRGAAAGDAGPSALESGREACREALEKVRELYDRVGTAVDEGLARVVGAVRAGTEAAGRAGRGLAAAGRAAREAGAAVGPGLQAARRDLAHSLEVMRRAGAERGRERGRGFDLGR from the coding sequence ATGCACGTTAAGTTCCTCGCCCGGGGATCGGGATCGGCAGGGGCGGCGGCCGAGTACCTGCTGGAGGAGGAGAACGCGGCCGGGGAGGAGCGGGAAGAAGTCGAGGTGCTGCGGGGGGACCCGTGGCAGGTGGCGGAGGTGGCCGACAGCCTGGAGTTCGAGCACCGCTACACCTCGGGGGTGATCGCCTGGGCGCCGGAGGACGAGCCCAGCGAGGACGAGATCGAGAAGACGCTAGATGAGTTCGAGAGCACGGCCTGGGCAGGGCTCGACGAGGAACGCTACGCCTGGTCGGCGGTGCTGCATCGGGAGACGGATGGAGGCGTGCATGTGCACGTGCTGGCTGCGCGGTGTGATCTGGAGACCGGCAAGAGCCTGAACATCGCGCCGCCGGGATGGCAGAAGGCCTTCGACGCCTTGCGGGATTCGCTCAACTACGAGCATGGGTGGAGCCGGCCGGACGATCCGCAGCGGGCGCGGGTGGTCCAGCCGGGGCACCGGGCGGGGGTGGAGGCGACCCGGCTGCGGGCCGGCCTGGCAGTCGAGCCCGAGCCGAGGGAGCTGATCCGGGACTACCTGGTCGAGAGGATCGAGAGCGGGGCCATCCAGGATCGGGACGGTGTCGTCGGGGCCTTGCGGGAGGCGGGCCTGGAGGTGCCCCGCCAGGGGAAGCATTACGTTACCGCGCGGGACCCGGAGAGCGGGTCCCGGTGGCGCTTGAAGGGGGCGATCTATGAAGCGGACTTCCAGCGCAGCCGGTTTGTCGACCCGGCTGCGGGAGAAACTGGAGCGGGAGCGGCAGGAGATCGAGAGCGTGACCGGCAGCGAGCTGCGCAGGCTCGGAGAGAACTTGAGGCGCATCGCGAGCGAAGAGCGGCGTATCACAGAAGCCGCTACGGAGGAAGCGATCGGGCGGCTGCGCGGGATGCTGCTGTGGGGTTGGCTGAGGCCGCTGGCGATCGGGGTAGTGCTCTCGATCGGCATCTGCGTGGGGAGTTGGGGAGCGATGAAGTGGTTGGGGTGGCAGATCCGGAGCCGGATCGAGACCAGGGCCTCCCTGGAGCTGGAGATCGAGCGGCAGCGGGAGACCGTGGAGCGGTTGCAGCAGAGCACGTGGGGAATCCGGCTGCAGGAGACTCCCAAGGGGCGGTTCGTGGTGCTGCCGCCGGGGACGCTGGACCGTCCGCCCTGGAGAGTGGGCGGGAGGCCTGCCGTGAGGCTCTCGAAAAAGTGAGGGAGCTCTATGACCGAGTTGGAACGGCAGTTGACGAAGGCCTTGCGAGAGTTGTCGGGGCAGTACGAGCGGGAACAGAAGCAGCAGGCCGAGCGGGTCGAGGACTTGCGGCTGCAGGTCGAGCAGCTCGCGAGGCAGGTGCGGCTGTTGGCCCGGGACTACAAGCAGCTCGCCGTGACCTTGCGCACTCACTGGAGGTGATGCGCCGGGCGGGGGCGGAGCGGGGAAGGGAGCGAGGTCGGGGCTTCGACCTCGGCCGCTAG
- a CDS encoding sugar ABC transporter substrate-binding protein produces MRGKSFFFTAGVLAATLLLGAWLHSTRTLQAPADHRVHLRLAALYTNQAMENYQDLVDDFNRRNPDVLVELQGIPGSYYDKLLVMFAGRTAPDVMWMGKGMAQFASRDAFLDVEDEFRIPPGDYYESVLDCYRFNGRLMGFPLGADFAVIVYNLDLFEQAGLPPPAPDWTLEDFRQAAKRLTVREGGQVRQWGFYGEIDPGVFGAEVLSPDMSEERIDRPEWRSYLDFHLKLIFEDGSMPSRLEIPGAGILTRRQAFYRGQAAMISDGFHFQTMREEISDFRWDIAPVPLGARRACASSTQGFAVSRHTPHPAEAVRLLKYLVAPESQRRMGGVLVPSHRESARRAIEDMPAPPHNRQVILDSMETLNPFPRHPKINELQQALAETTRLVLTRQQSPEAGLRECARQFREILGRTHP; encoded by the coding sequence TTGCGAGGAAAGAGCTTCTTCTTCACTGCCGGGGTCCTGGCTGCAACCCTGCTGTTGGGGGCGTGGCTGCACTCCACCCGAACCCTGCAGGCTCCCGCGGACCACCGGGTCCACTTGCGCTTGGCTGCGCTCTACACCAATCAGGCGATGGAGAACTACCAGGACCTGGTTGACGACTTCAACCGGCGGAATCCCGACGTGCTGGTGGAGTTGCAGGGCATTCCCGGAAGCTACTACGACAAGTTGCTGGTGATGTTTGCAGGGCGCACCGCACCCGACGTGATGTGGATGGGCAAAGGAATGGCCCAGTTCGCCTCCCGGGACGCCTTTCTGGACGTGGAGGACGAGTTCCGGATCCCCCCGGGCGACTACTACGAATCCGTGCTGGACTGTTACCGTTTCAACGGGCGCCTGATGGGGTTTCCCCTGGGGGCCGATTTTGCCGTCATTGTCTACAACCTGGACCTGTTCGAGCAGGCCGGCCTGCCGCCTCCCGCTCCGGATTGGACCCTGGAGGATTTCCGGCAGGCGGCCAAACGGCTGACGGTTCGCGAGGGAGGCCAGGTCCGCCAGTGGGGCTTTTACGGTGAGATCGATCCGGGGGTCTTCGGGGCCGAGGTCCTCAGTCCCGACATGTCGGAGGAACGCATCGACCGGCCGGAGTGGAGAAGCTACCTGGACTTTCACCTGAAGCTGATCTTCGAGGACGGTTCCATGCCCTCCCGACTGGAGATCCCGGGAGCCGGAATCCTGACCCGGCGCCAGGCCTTCTACCGGGGGCAGGCGGCCATGATCTCAGACGGATTCCACTTCCAGACCATGCGGGAAGAGATCTCGGACTTCCGCTGGGATATCGCGCCGGTGCCGTTGGGGGCCCGGCGGGCCTGCGCTTCCAGCACCCAGGGCTTTGCCGTCTCCCGCCACACCCCCCACCCGGCCGAGGCGGTGCGCCTGCTCAAGTACCTGGTGGCTCCCGAGAGCCAGCGGCGCATGGGGGGCGTTCTGGTTCCCTCCCATCGGGAAAGCGCCCGCCGGGCGATCGAAGACATGCCCGCCCCTCCCCACAACCGACAGGTCATCCTGGACAGCATGGAGACGCTCAACCCTTTTCCCCGACATCCCAAGATCAACGAGCTGCAGCAGGCTCTGGCAGAAACCACGCGGCTGGTCCTGACCCGTCAGCAGAGCCCCGAGGCCGGGCTGCGGGAGTGCGCCCGCCAGTTCCGGGAGATCCTGGGGAGGACCCATCCATGA
- a CDS encoding sugar ABC transporter permease produces MRSRALGIAALFLMPNLLGFLAFTLFPVVASFALSFCRWDPVAEPVSAIEPVGLRNYVDLVGFHSQTDSEGQTSWVANTPRFWASLYNTVFMMLAIPFNMAASLLLAVLLNRKMRGMAIFRSAFFLPSITAGVGTMLLWMWMFNKDMGSINQVLAWVGIQGPDWLQSYFWAKPALMLMASWASIGGVNMILYLAGLQQIPRELHEAAALDGAGRWQQLRHVTVPMLLPVTFFIFIISIISGLEGGFDAPYVMTGGSFGTTTVSLYLYRQGFEFFRMGYASAVAWVLFLIVFLLTMINWRLAEKRVQY; encoded by the coding sequence ATGAGATCGCGGGCCCTCGGCATCGCCGCCCTCTTCCTGATGCCCAACCTGCTGGGATTTCTGGCCTTCACCCTCTTTCCGGTGGTGGCTTCCTTCGCCTTGAGCTTCTGCCGCTGGGACCCGGTGGCCGAGCCGGTCAGCGCCATAGAACCGGTCGGACTCCGCAACTATGTCGATTTGGTCGGCTTCCACAGCCAGACCGACTCCGAAGGGCAGACCTCCTGGGTCGCCAACACCCCCCGCTTCTGGGCATCGCTCTACAACACCGTCTTCATGATGCTGGCCATCCCCTTCAACATGGCGGCCTCCCTGCTGCTGGCGGTCCTGCTGAACCGCAAGATGCGGGGCATGGCGATCTTTCGCAGCGCCTTCTTCCTGCCCTCCATCACCGCCGGAGTGGGCACCATGCTCCTCTGGATGTGGATGTTCAACAAGGACATGGGCAGCATCAACCAGGTGCTGGCCTGGGTGGGCATCCAGGGGCCCGACTGGCTGCAGAGCTACTTCTGGGCCAAGCCGGCCCTGATGCTGATGGCAAGCTGGGCCAGCATCGGCGGCGTCAACATGATCCTCTACCTGGCCGGGCTGCAGCAGATCCCCCGGGAACTGCACGAGGCGGCGGCCCTGGACGGGGCTGGCCGCTGGCAGCAGCTGCGCCACGTGACCGTGCCCATGCTCCTGCCGGTGACCTTCTTCATCTTCATCATCTCCATCATCTCCGGCCTGGAAGGGGGGTTCGACGCCCCTTACGTCATGACCGGCGGCAGCTTCGGGACCACCACCGTCAGCCTCTACCTCTATCGGCAGGGGTTCGAGTTCTTCCGCATGGGCTACGCTTCGGCGGTGGCCTGGGTCCTCTTTCTGATCGTCTTCCTGTTGACCATGATCAACTGGCGCCTGGCCGAGAAACGGGTGCAATACTGA
- a CDS encoding carbohydrate ABC transporter permease, with translation MLSRTRSGPLVVYGLLVLLAASMLFPFYWMAITSLKGKADVFSTEPKLLPGRQLAERVVDNRRWFFHSGTDNYSQLLAWQRLVESGSGPRGFSRFVLNTVFFALAITLGQVITSSLAAFAFARLRFPGRKQVFFAYLATLMIPATVTMIPSYILLRELGWVNTYQAVILPSVFTAYGTFMLRQFFLTIPREIEDAARIDGCSPLGLYWRIVLPLSTPALAALSIVAFVGSWRTFMWPLIVSSTEDLFNLPLGLTLFRGMYTDPDWPLLMAGSMVMTLPMILVFIVGQRYFVEGIRLGAVKG, from the coding sequence ATGCTTAGCCGGACTAGAAGTGGCCCCCTGGTGGTCTACGGCCTGCTTGTGCTGCTGGCCGCCTCCATGCTGTTTCCCTTCTACTGGATGGCGATCACCTCGCTCAAGGGGAAGGCCGACGTTTTCTCCACCGAGCCCAAGCTGCTTCCCGGAAGGCAACTGGCCGAACGGGTGGTGGACAATCGCCGCTGGTTCTTCCATTCCGGAACCGACAACTACAGCCAGTTGCTGGCCTGGCAGCGCCTGGTGGAATCCGGGAGCGGTCCGCGGGGCTTCAGCCGCTTCGTCCTCAACACGGTCTTCTTCGCCCTGGCCATCACCCTGGGACAGGTGATCACCAGCAGCCTGGCCGCCTTCGCCTTCGCCCGGCTCCGTTTCCCCGGCCGCAAACAGGTCTTCTTCGCCTATCTGGCCACCCTGATGATTCCCGCCACGGTCACCATGATTCCGTCCTACATCCTGCTGCGGGAGCTGGGATGGGTGAATACCTACCAGGCGGTCATCCTGCCCTCGGTCTTCACCGCCTACGGCACCTTCATGCTGAGGCAGTTCTTCCTGACCATTCCCAGGGAGATCGAGGATGCCGCCCGCATCGACGGTTGCAGCCCGCTGGGCCTCTACTGGCGTATCGTCCTGCCGCTCTCCACCCCAGCCCTGGCCGCCCTGTCCATCGTGGCTTTCGTGGGCTCCTGGAGAACCTTCATGTGGCCGCTGATCGTCAGCAGCACCGAGGATCTCTTCAATCTGCCGCTGGGACTGACCCTGTTCCGGGGGATGTACACCGATCCCGACTGGCCCCTGCTGATGGCCGGGTCCATGGTCATGACCCTCCCCATGATCCTGGTCTTCATCGTGGGCCAGCGCTACTTTGTGGAGGGCATCCGCCTGGGCGCCGTGAAGGGCTGA
- a CDS encoding acetylxylan esterase, producing the protein MPDSRQDKNRWLRRRRQLTRRYRRCLGIGPERCELQAEIVREEAGEDWVAQWIRFTSEPGERVPGLLVRPAGARKPLPLILVLPGGHRTKDLAIFGHEQWPLPFAVESPHHRFPVENLGNHEPLPLTRLLAHGFALMSIDCRVFGARAGPRPDSAADRAAFTAASHAQYHWLMRRALIDGRSVAAMEVWDAIRTLDYLETRDDIDPRRLGVMGWSMGGNLAWQTAIAEPRIKAVCTGSCLITFEAALEHERDAGWYAWIPGVRRWTSRQELFSLMAPRPLLAFEGDSDFPREGVQPMLDEAREKYALLDAGDRFRCVWYSGGHGAYLRDPATLEEIGGWFARHLSRGAKVP; encoded by the coding sequence ATGCCAGACAGCCGACAGGACAAGAACCGCTGGTTGAGGCGCCGCCGTCAGTTGACCCGCCGCTACCGCCGGTGCCTGGGCATCGGCCCGGAGCGGTGCGAGCTGCAAGCCGAGATCGTCCGCGAGGAGGCCGGGGAGGATTGGGTGGCCCAATGGATTCGGTTCACCAGCGAGCCCGGCGAGCGGGTTCCCGGACTGCTGGTCCGGCCGGCGGGCGCCCGCAAGCCCCTGCCGTTGATCCTGGTGCTTCCGGGGGGACATCGGACCAAGGACCTGGCGATCTTCGGCCACGAGCAGTGGCCTCTGCCCTTTGCCGTCGAGTCTCCCCACCATCGGTTTCCGGTCGAGAATCTGGGGAACCACGAGCCCCTGCCCCTCACAAGGCTCCTGGCTCACGGGTTCGCCCTCATGAGCATCGACTGCCGCGTGTTTGGGGCCAGGGCCGGTCCGCGCCCGGACAGCGCCGCCGACCGGGCCGCCTTCACCGCGGCTTCCCACGCCCAGTACCACTGGCTGATGCGCAGGGCCCTCATCGACGGCCGCAGCGTAGCCGCCATGGAGGTGTGGGACGCGATCCGAACCCTGGACTACCTGGAGACCCGCGATGACATCGACCCCCGGCGGCTGGGTGTCATGGGCTGGTCGATGGGCGGCAACCTGGCCTGGCAGACCGCCATCGCGGAACCCCGGATCAAGGCCGTCTGTACCGGCAGCTGCCTGATCACCTTCGAGGCGGCCCTGGAGCATGAGCGGGACGCGGGCTGGTATGCCTGGATCCCGGGCGTTCGCCGCTGGACGTCGCGGCAGGAGTTGTTCAGCCTGATGGCTCCCCGACCCCTGCTGGCCTTTGAAGGGGACAGCGACTTTCCGCGGGAAGGCGTCCAGCCCATGCTGGATGAGGCCAGGGAAAAGTACGCGCTGCTGGACGCCGGCGATCGCTTCCGCTGCGTGTGGTACTCTGGGGGCCATGGAGCCTACCTGCGGGACCCGGCCACCCTGGAGGAGATCGGCGGCTGGTTCGCGCGCCACTTGAGTCGAGGTGCCAAGGTGCCATGA
- a CDS encoding PIG-L family deacetylase, with translation MTPQPQAATPAREPLRLMVVVAHPHDFTHCAGTCGIHRSQGDAVTVVTLTNGATKHNERLYDELIKPAAERDPRIVNQTRDEYAGEKLREFRAVCALFGVSDVRVHGFPEPYRMERTLESVEALKQIILEVRPDIMISHRRYLRGRSGMVSASRNEHDEAGFATHEAMHLASLPDPSNPVPPHTVALTYYLGVFFENDEIDFYVDISDWAEKRVEAEVLFATQGHTEAFARKRIEISAGRAGWNCGTQFAEGFVRSYPDLFDQLPVPDRALQKARGKRMDHLRRVSGELPGPSKS, from the coding sequence ATGACGCCACAACCGCAGGCAGCCACCCCTGCCCGGGAACCCTTGCGCCTGATGGTAGTGGTGGCCCATCCCCACGATTTCACCCACTGCGCCGGCACCTGCGGCATTCACCGCTCCCAGGGCGATGCCGTGACCGTGGTGACCCTCACCAACGGAGCCACCAAGCACAACGAGCGCCTCTACGACGAACTGATCAAACCCGCCGCCGAGCGCGATCCGCGGATCGTCAACCAGACCCGGGATGAATACGCCGGGGAGAAACTGCGGGAGTTCCGCGCCGTCTGCGCTCTTTTCGGCGTCAGCGACGTGCGGGTGCACGGGTTTCCGGAACCCTATCGCATGGAGCGGACACTCGAATCGGTGGAGGCCCTAAAGCAGATCATCCTGGAGGTGCGGCCCGACATCATGATTTCCCACCGGCGCTACCTGCGGGGGCGCAGCGGCATGGTGTCGGCCTCGCGCAACGAGCACGACGAAGCCGGCTTCGCCACCCACGAAGCCATGCACCTGGCCTCCCTGCCCGACCCCTCCAACCCGGTCCCTCCCCACACGGTGGCCCTGACCTACTACCTGGGGGTCTTCTTCGAAAACGACGAGATCGACTTCTACGTGGATATCAGCGACTGGGCCGAAAAGCGGGTCGAGGCCGAAGTCCTGTTCGCCACACAGGGCCACACCGAGGCCTTTGCCCGCAAGCGCATCGAGATCAGTGCAGGCCGGGCCGGTTGGAACTGTGGGACCCAGTTTGCCGAGGGATTTGTCCGCAGCTATCCCGACCTGTTCGACCAGCTTCCGGTTCCGGACCGAGCCCTGCAGAAGGCCAGGGGCAAGCGCATGGACCACCTGCGCCGGGTGTCGGGAGAACTGCCCGGGCCTTCCAAGTCCTGA
- a CDS encoding mandelate racemase/muconate lactonizing enzyme family protein: protein MKITDVKAYVIKPRYPDNAGAFEGDWTFVRIDTDEGIHGWGEASNSPGGGCFLSARTIELLRQGLVGQDPFQSEKLWQQNYRRFTYLGARGLPTVALSGVDMALWDIKGKALGLPVYDLLGGKLRDSIRLYANGWFFGCNTPDQYGAAAKATVEAGHEALKLDPFLEMQPFHTGYLSGQISAEGEELGCAIVQAVREAVGEKVEILIDAHGHYNVPTAIRLANRLYEESQIAWFEEPVPPESIDALRQVREHVTPSICVGERLFTRFDVLPILQQGLADYLMPDVLWTGGITELRKIASMAEAYYVPMSPHNAMGPLQIVAGSHVMMNTPNFYRLEHSTSFIEAYNRLTTEPMNFHGGEFSLSGKPGLGVDFDMEALRAHLHPQWS, encoded by the coding sequence ATGAAAATCACCGACGTCAAGGCTTACGTGATCAAGCCCCGCTATCCGGACAACGCCGGCGCCTTCGAGGGGGACTGGACCTTCGTGCGCATCGACACCGATGAAGGCATCCACGGTTGGGGCGAAGCCAGCAACTCTCCCGGGGGCGGCTGCTTCCTGAGCGCCCGGACCATCGAGCTGCTGCGCCAGGGCCTGGTGGGCCAGGACCCTTTTCAGAGCGAGAAGTTGTGGCAGCAGAACTACCGGCGCTTCACCTACCTGGGGGCGCGGGGCCTGCCGACGGTGGCCCTGAGCGGCGTGGACATGGCCCTGTGGGATATCAAGGGGAAGGCCCTGGGTCTCCCGGTCTACGACCTGCTGGGCGGCAAGCTGCGGGACAGCATCCGGCTCTACGCCAACGGCTGGTTCTTCGGCTGCAACACCCCCGACCAATACGGTGCGGCCGCCAAGGCCACGGTGGAGGCCGGCCACGAAGCCCTCAAGCTGGATCCCTTCCTGGAGATGCAGCCCTTCCACACCGGCTATCTCTCCGGCCAGATCTCAGCCGAGGGAGAGGAACTGGGCTGCGCCATCGTGCAGGCGGTTCGGGAAGCCGTGGGAGAGAAGGTGGAAATACTGATTGACGCTCACGGCCACTACAACGTGCCCACGGCCATCCGACTGGCCAACCGCCTCTACGAGGAGTCGCAGATCGCCTGGTTCGAGGAGCCCGTGCCCCCCGAGAGCATCGACGCCCTGCGGCAGGTCCGGGAGCACGTGACGCCATCCATCTGCGTGGGGGAACGACTCTTCACCCGCTTCGATGTCCTGCCCATCCTGCAGCAGGGCCTGGCCGACTACCTGATGCCGGACGTGCTCTGGACGGGGGGCATCACCGAGCTGCGCAAGATCGCCAGCATGGCCGAGGCCTATTACGTCCCCATGAGCCCCCACAACGCCATGGGGCCCCTGCAGATCGTGGCCGGCTCCCACGTGATGATGAACACGCCCAACTTCTACCGGCTGGAGCATAGCACCTCCTTCATCGAAGCCTACAACCGGCTGACCACCGAGCCCATGAACTTCCACGGAGGTGAGTTCAGCCTGAGCGGGAAACCCGGCCTGGGCGTGGATTTCGACATGGAGGCCCTCCGCGCCCACCTGCATCCGCAGTGGAGCTGA
- a CDS encoding type II toxin-antitoxin system prevent-host-death family antitoxin, which produces MQVSVRELKNNLSKYLKLVRQGEPVVVTSHKKPFARLLPIPDTENAGLGRLAQIDRIHWNGKKPRGGTVCPEIRGKTLAESVLEERG; this is translated from the coding sequence ATGCAGGTGTCGGTTCGAGAACTCAAGAACAACCTTTCCAAGTACCTGAAGTTGGTGCGTCAAGGCGAACCTGTCGTGGTGACTTCTCACAAGAAGCCATTTGCGAGGCTGCTACCCATCCCTGACACTGAGAATGCGGGCCTTGGACGCCTGGCGCAGATTGACAGGATCCACTGGAACGGCAAGAAGCCTCGGGGCGGCACCGTGTGCCCGGAAATCCGCGGGAAGACCCTGGCGGAGAGTGTGCTGGAAGAGCGGGGATGA